CCCGCGCCACCAAGGCGGCGATGGGGGATGACTATCCTGATGGAGCTGTGGATGACGTTATCTTCTGGATGGAGGAACAAGGACGTCTGGGCCGCAAAACCAGCGCGGGATTCTTCGACTATGACGAGAAAGGCAAGCGTTTGGGATACTGGGATGGGCTTGAGGTGCAATACCCACGTGCCGATGAGCAGCCTGATCTGACAGAAGTACAGCACCGTCTGATGTTCGCACAGGTCCTCGAGGCCGTGCGCGCTTTGGAAGAAGGTGTGCTGGAAGACATCCGCGAGGGTGATGTGGGCGCGATCCTGGCCTGGGGCTTTGCGCCTTGGTCCGGCGGGCCGTTTGCGTGGCTCGACATCATCGGCGCGCGCTATGCCGCCGAACGGTGTGACGCGCTTACCAAAGAGCACGGTGCACGATTTGAAACGCCAGCGCTCTTGCGCGAGATGGCGGACAAAGGTCAGAGCTTTTACGAGCGGTTCAGCACACAGGCAGAAGCGGCGTAACCGAAAGCTTGTCAGCAAAAGAAAAACCCGCGCAGTGCTCTACTCACCGCGCGGGTTAAATGTTCCGCCGATCCTGGGGAAGATCGGTTAGGCCGGAACACCCGCAGCCCCAAATCCCTGGGGGTGGTACGTGCAAGCTGCGGAGTCTTGGTCGCCCAAATGCTCGGCGAGATAGCGCGCCTCGTGCATGGGCAAAGCGGAATAAGATGTGGTTATGGTTGTCACCAGTTCTGGTGGCGTGTCGTCAAATGCAGGACAGAACAGCAATGCGCCGCTCTGGGAATACACCACCTGTTCTTGGCTGAAATGCAAAAGCACGACGAAATAGGCATGCTCTGGTGGTGTACGTTTGACCCCCCGGAGGCCCTCAGTCGCGCCTGCAGGAATGAGTGTGAACGGGTCACCGAAAAGTGCCTCCGCCGCATCGCTTTCGATCATCAGGTTTTGGCCCGGCAGCACATGCGTTGTTGCACGGTTGCCAAGCGCTTTGGCCGGAATTTCCAGAGGCCAGAAGCGAGACGGGCATGTGCCCTTGCCATCCCAAAGGCGAATGAGATCCACCTTGGTCACCTCTTGCAGGCCACAATCAAAGGTTAAGACTTCATCACCAACACCGATGGTTTGCACAGGGCTCCAACCCACGGGTGTGGCCACGCGTGTTCCCGACAAGAGACCCGCAAGTTGAGTCTCCTGATGTTCGATAGGCTGAGGGAGATTTGATCCGACCACAGACTTCTTTTTTAATTCGCCAACCTTCTGATTGAGCATCCCGTTTCCCCAATGAATGCCGGTGAACCGACAAAACAGACATGTCCAAAAGGCATGATTCGAAGGTCAGGCATTTGCCCGAAAGGTGTTCGAATTGTGGCATTGTTTCGGCATGTGAACAGTCTGGTTCATTTGCATAGGATTCTGCTCAATTCAGAAACAAAGGGGGTCAAAAAGTATAGTCGAACCGCTTTATATCCTTGGAACACAAGGCTGCGAGCTGTTCTGCGTCGGCCTCTGAATAAAGGCTACGGTAGTCCGATTTACGGTCAGAGCGATTGAGATGGGGCATCTCAAGACGGAACCCCAAATGCGACCAAAGTGGTTCGACATCTTGCTCAAAATGCTCCAACCGAATGTAAAGATCGGCGCAGTCCACACCTCGGGATGTGGTCATGTAGGTCGCTGCATGATTGCTCGCGAAAGCGTCCTGAATATGCGGCGCGCGCAGAAACTCGGAAAAACTCACGGACTTTGCCAGCCCCACTGCGGGGTGTTCAAAGCTCTGGTTCTGCAGCCAATGGTAGTAGCTGACCATTCGGTCCCAGGGGTTGCGCACCAGAGTGAAACAGAACCACTCGGCGATATCTTCATCCGGCACCACACCGTCGATATCCGCTAAGGTTGAATGCTTCCAAAGCCGACCCGCCGCTTGAAAACCCTGAACTCTGCCGCGTCTGCGCCGCGCCTTTTCCGTGTCTCCGATAAGGATATCGTCCTTTTTGGCGCGCGCCTCTAGCGCGTGCGCAAGAGACGTGCCGCCCGTCTTGGGTATGTGCACAAAGATATAGCGGCGACCGGGTGAAATTATCATTTCTCAACGTTACGCAAGGACGTTGTTTTTGAAAAGTCACGCCAGCCCAGAAAACCGCTTTGCTTTCGGGCATGAATTGCGCAATATCCCCCGCGTTTGAAGGCCACTTACCGCTCGACGAAGGAGACATGCCATGGGTTGGATGAAGGACGAAACAGGGCTGGGCAAAACTGCCGCCAATTTCGTACCCATGACGCCGCTGTCACATCTGAGACGCGCCGCTCATGTCTTTCCCGATAATGACGCTGTGGTCTATGGTAGTTTCCGCAAAACCTTTGCTGAATACTATGAGCGCGCAACGCGACTGGCCTCTGCTCTGACCAAAATGGGCGTTGAACCCGGCGATGTGGTGGCCACGCTCTTGCCCAATATTCCGGCCCATGCCGAGGCGCATTTTGGTGTGCCTGCTTGTGGAGCGGTTCTCAATACGATCAACACCCGGCTTGAGGCGGAAACGATTGCCTATATCTTTGACCATGGTGAGGCGAAAGTGGTTCTTGTGGACCCGCAGTTTATCCCGGTCACGGCACAGGCCATCGAGATGATGGAGGGGCCCGCGCCTACGATCATCGAAGTGGCCGATGATCAGGCTGGCGTGCATTCCATCGGGGAGTATCCCGAATACGAAGACTTCATTGCGGGCGGTGATCCCGATTTTGCGTGGGTGATGCCCGAGGACGAATGGGAGAGCCTTGCGCTGAACTACACGTCCGGCACGACCGGGCGACCAAAGGGCGTCGTCTATCATCACCGTGGTGCGTATCTACTGACCTTGGGTACGGCGATCACGTGGCCCCTTCCCCGGCATGCACGCTACCTGACCATTGTGCCGCTGTTTCATTGCAACAACTGGAACCACACATGGGCACTACCCATGGTGGGCGGCACGCTGGTCTGCTGCCGCGATATCACGGCCACGGCGATTTACAATGCCATTGCGGATGAAGGGGTAACACATTTTGGGGCCGCCCCCATCGTGCTGAACATGATCGTGAACTCCAAGGATGAAGAGCGCCGGGACTTTGACCATACCGTCAGCGTCTTTACCGCCGGTGCCCCGCCGCCTGCCGCCACGCTGCGCGCGATTGAGCCTTTGGGCTTTGACGTCACGCAAGTCTATGGGCTGACCGAGACATATGGCCATGTCACGGAATGCATGTGGCACGACAAGTGGAACGACCAACCCGAGGAAGAGCGCTATGCCATCAAGGCGCGCACCGGAATTCTGATGCCCTTCATGGAAGACATCACCGCAATGGACGCCGAAACCATGACGCAGGTGCCGATGGACGGCGAAACCCAAGGTGAAGTCATGATCCGTGGCAACTCGGTGATGAAAGGGTATCTTAAAAACCCCGACGCCACAGCCGAGGCCTTTGAAGGTGGGTATTTCCACTCTGGCGACTTGGCCTATCAGCACGAGGATGGCTATCTGAAAATCGCGGACCGTGCGAAAGACATCATTATCTCGGGTGGTGAAAACATCAGCTCCATCGAAGTCGAAGGCGCGTTGATGAAGCACCCTGCTGTGCTTCTTTGTGCGGTGGTGGCCATGCCGGATGAGAAATGGGGCGAAGTGCCCTGTGCCTTTGTTGAGCTGAAGGATGGCGTTGAGGCCACTGAGGAAGAGTTGATCGGCTTTGCGCGCGAGAAACTGGCAGGCTTTAAAAGCCCCAAGAAAGTGGTGTTTCAAGAACTGCCGAAAACCTCGACAGGCAAAATCCAGAAATTCGAGCTGCGCAAAGCGTTTAAGTAAGCCGTTTCGCACAGGAATGATTGCCCGACTTGGAATGGGCGTGCTACTGTTTGCCCAACGAGGCAGAGCAGGCCCGCACGACCATGACGGCACTTCACGAATACCAGCGGCTTGAGGCAGCAGGTCTTTGGCGTGCCGCACCGGATGCGCAGCGATCGGATGTGGTGGTTTCGGTTGGCGATGCGACCCTAACGATCTCTGATGCCCGCGATCAGCCTTTGACACATTGGTCACTGGCGGCACTGGAACGCGCCAATCCCGGACAGCGACCTGCAATCTATTTTCCCAATGGCGATCCTGGCGAGACTTTGGAGCTTGGCGTTGACGAAGTGGCCATGATCGACGCCATTGAAAAGCTGCGCCGCGCTGTGGGGCGGGGACGTCCGCATCCGGGACGCCTACGGCTCGTGACGTTCCTGATGTCAATCGCGGCCGTCATCGCCCTGGTGGTCTTCTGGTTGCCCGGCGCGTTGCGCCATCATGCGGTCTCGGTTGTGCCAGAGGTGAAGCGCGCTCAGATCGGTGAAGCCCTGCGCACAAAAATGGAGCGCGTGACGGGAGCCGCCTGTGCCACTCCAGAGGGCACCGGCGCGCTGGAACGATTGGCGCAGAGGCTCCCCACACCCCAGGGACCGGGACGTTTTGACGTCATGCGCAATGGCGTGGATGGGGCGATCTCTTTGCCGGGGGGAACAATCCTGATCGGGCGGGCGTTGGTGGAGGATCACGAAGAACCCGATGTGTTGGCCGGATACATTGTCGCCGAACATCTTCGCGCTGGTTTAGATGACCCGCTGGCCCAGCTTCTAGATCATGGCTCAACGCTCGATGCCATTCGGCTATTGACCACCGGAGATCTACCAGACAACGCCGTGTCGCGATATGCAGAACACCTTTTGACTTCTCCACGTCCAACCCTCACCGATGAAGCTCTTTTGAACGGGTTCAAAAGCTGGTCGGTGCGCGCAAGACCCTATGCCTATGCGTTTGATCTGACTGGGGAAACCAAGCTGGGTTTGATCGAGGCAGATCCTTTTTCTACGACACCGCCCCCACCGCTTCTGAGCGATGCGGACTGGCTAAGGCTTCAGGGGATTTGTGGCGGGTAACACACCAACGCTAGCGGTCGGTTTCGTCCTTTTGCAACCGACGCGGCACAGTTTTGGTCCAAAGCGCATCCGTCTGCGCCTTGCCCGCCAAGGTCTGATGCTGGCGGCGCGGGTTCAGACGGTCATCAGTCCAGACAGGTTCATAGCCCTTGGGCACATATAGCCCATTGGTTTGTCTCTGTTTTTCATAGACATGGCGCGGGGCCACGATGGTGGTTGGGCTGGTCTGTGGTGTCACGGGTTTTCCCGGCCGCAAGTTCACATGCGGTGTTGGCCCGGATGAAACTTTGACCG
This DNA window, taken from Roseovarius sp. S88, encodes the following:
- a CDS encoding Hint domain-containing protein; the encoded protein is MATPVGWSPVQTIGVGDEVLTFDCGLQEVTKVDLIRLWDGKGTCPSRFWPLEIPAKALGNRATTHVLPGQNLMIESDAAEALFGDPFTLIPAGATEGLRGVKRTPPEHAYFVVLLHFSQEQVVYSQSGALLFCPAFDDTPPELVTTITTSYSALPMHEARYLAEHLGDQDSAACTYHPQGFGAAGVPA
- a CDS encoding sulfotransferase family 2 domain-containing protein, whose product is MIISPGRRYIFVHIPKTGGTSLAHALEARAKKDDILIGDTEKARRRRGRVQGFQAAGRLWKHSTLADIDGVVPDEDIAEWFCFTLVRNPWDRMVSYYHWLQNQSFEHPAVGLAKSVSFSEFLRAPHIQDAFASNHAATYMTTSRGVDCADLYIRLEHFEQDVEPLWSHLGFRLEMPHLNRSDRKSDYRSLYSEADAEQLAALCSKDIKRFDYTF
- a CDS encoding long-chain-fatty-acid--CoA ligase, with the protein product MGWMKDETGLGKTAANFVPMTPLSHLRRAAHVFPDNDAVVYGSFRKTFAEYYERATRLASALTKMGVEPGDVVATLLPNIPAHAEAHFGVPACGAVLNTINTRLEAETIAYIFDHGEAKVVLVDPQFIPVTAQAIEMMEGPAPTIIEVADDQAGVHSIGEYPEYEDFIAGGDPDFAWVMPEDEWESLALNYTSGTTGRPKGVVYHHRGAYLLTLGTAITWPLPRHARYLTIVPLFHCNNWNHTWALPMVGGTLVCCRDITATAIYNAIADEGVTHFGAAPIVLNMIVNSKDEERRDFDHTVSVFTAGAPPPAATLRAIEPLGFDVTQVYGLTETYGHVTECMWHDKWNDQPEEERYAIKARTGILMPFMEDITAMDAETMTQVPMDGETQGEVMIRGNSVMKGYLKNPDATAEAFEGGYFHSGDLAYQHEDGYLKIADRAKDIIISGGENISSIEVEGALMKHPAVLLCAVVAMPDEKWGEVPCAFVELKDGVEATEEELIGFAREKLAGFKSPKKVVFQELPKTSTGKIQKFELRKAFK